The following are encoded in a window of Roseimaritima ulvae genomic DNA:
- a CDS encoding polysaccharide deacetylase WbmS family protein: protein MIAITFDIDWAPDAVIEDTLRILDEQNVSATFFATHDTPVLKDLRNHEIAIHPDFRGGDYEQKVSDLLAVYPDAVGARSHAYYLNSQIAKHYGAIGLQYESSLEMIGVQGVRPFRHWLGFVRIPVFWEDDINAAMEGDWDLPRMDSDSKSLYVFDFHPVHVYLNTESLDRYERARKYYHQPEELKSCAAPETIPGTRTLLKQLVKYCSESNNHSRLSEVVDVFANSRNCS, encoded by the coding sequence ATGATTGCGATTACATTTGATATTGATTGGGCACCGGATGCGGTGATCGAAGACACACTGCGGATATTGGATGAGCAGAATGTATCGGCGACGTTCTTTGCCACGCACGATACGCCGGTCTTGAAGGACTTGCGGAATCATGAAATCGCAATCCACCCCGACTTTCGTGGCGGGGATTACGAGCAGAAAGTCAGCGACTTGTTGGCAGTCTATCCGGATGCCGTGGGCGCCCGATCCCATGCGTATTACCTGAATTCGCAGATCGCGAAGCACTACGGTGCAATTGGCTTGCAGTACGAATCCAGTCTCGAGATGATTGGCGTGCAAGGCGTGCGACCGTTTCGGCACTGGTTGGGCTTTGTTCGCATTCCCGTGTTTTGGGAAGATGATATTAACGCCGCGATGGAAGGCGATTGGGACCTCCCTAGGATGGACAGCGATTCAAAGTCGCTCTACGTCTTTGATTTTCACCCGGTTCATGTTTATCTGAACACCGAGAGCCTTGATCGCTACGAACGAGCCCGGAAATACTATCATCAACCCGAAGAATTGAAGTCTTGCGCCGCACCCGAGACTATCCCCGGCACGCGGACGCTTCTGAAGCAGTTAGTTAAGTATTGCAGCGAGTCGAATAACCATTCGAGACTCTCTGAAGTAGTCGATGTGTTCGCGAATTCGAGGAATTGTTCTTAG
- a CDS encoding acyltransferase, with protein MNGNLLGSQIANRILFDYSCMEHEELLQLSARLPRKLVRWLAIHHPDNRTRVTLFRQTGVEIGEGTVINEGVLLFDEYKSLVCFGARVAVATGVVFIASSNPNNSQLASNPFVQKQHIVEAPISVQDDAWIGVNAVIMPGTTIGPRAIVGAGAVVTHDVPADTTVAGVPAQMVRNHAVTTES; from the coding sequence ATGAACGGAAACCTACTGGGAAGCCAGATCGCTAATCGTATCCTGTTTGACTATTCGTGCATGGAGCATGAAGAGTTGCTGCAGTTGTCCGCCCGCCTGCCTCGCAAGCTCGTCCGCTGGCTCGCCATACACCATCCCGACAATCGCACACGTGTGACCCTGTTTCGACAGACTGGCGTTGAAATCGGCGAGGGGACAGTAATCAACGAAGGCGTGTTGCTGTTTGATGAATACAAGTCTCTTGTTTGTTTTGGGGCCCGAGTCGCAGTTGCGACGGGCGTCGTGTTCATCGCTTCCAGTAATCCGAATAATTCACAACTTGCAAGCAATCCCTTTGTGCAAAAACAGCACATCGTTGAAGCTCCGATTAGCGTTCAGGATGATGCTTGGATTGGCGTCAACGCGGTAATCATGCCGGGGACAACGATTGGACCGCGTGCGATCGTGGGAGCAGGCGCCGTAGTGACCCATGATGTTCCCGCTGACACGACCGTTGCGGGGGTGCCAGCACAGATGGTCCGCAATCACGCGGTGACGACCGAGTCATGA